One Diospyros lotus cultivar Yz01 chromosome 1, ASM1463336v1, whole genome shotgun sequence genomic window carries:
- the LOC127791158 gene encoding uncharacterized calcium-binding protein At1g02270 isoform X1, whose translation MGRKSGRVSRIGSYAIASSISGPASISCTTFNILAPIYKRLNKEDQSCRESDIRAYWLDRNHRILDWLLYERSSIICLQEFWVGNEELVDMYERRLGDAGYANFKLARTNNRGDGLLTAVHKDYFRVLNHRALLFNDIGDRVAQLLHVELIPPFSQCRSQNVRDEILIVNTHLLFPHDSSLCLVRLNQVYKILQYVEAYQKENRLNPLPIMLCGDWNGSKRGHVYNFLRSQGFVSSYDTAHQYTDADAHKWVSHRNHRGNICGVDFIWLLNPNKYRKLLKTSWTEAVFSMFKYLLRRASLTENDAFAFLKADSDGDYITYSGFCEALRQLNLVGHLHGLSGEEIKDLWVQADLDGNGVLDYIEFQQRIWNPNQSVPDDAICGDELWEEDVENEEEQTIGFSVKNAVLFPTEVEKGMWPEDYSLSDHARLTVVFSPVRMPCASLIS comes from the exons ATGGGAAGAAAGAGTGGGAGGGTTTCAAGAATCGGGAGCTATGCGATTGCCTCTTCGATTTCGGGTCCGGCTTCCATTTCTTGCACCACCTTCAACATTCTGGCCCCCATCTACAAGAGACTCAACAAAGAG GACCAGAGTTGCAGGGAAAGTGATATCAGGGCGTATTGGCTGGACAGGAATCATAGGATATTGGATTGGTTGTTGTACGAGAGATCTTCTATTATTTGTCTCCAG GAGTTTTGGGTTGGGAATGAAGAGCTTGTCGACATGTATGAAAGGAGGCTGGGTGATGCTGGCTATGCCAATTTCAAGCTTGCCCGCACAAACAACCGTGGTGATG GCTTGCTGACGGCTGTGCATAAAGACTACTTCAGGGTCTTAAACCATCGAGCCTTGCTATTCAATGATATTGGAGACCGTGTTGCTCAGCTATTACACGTTGAATTGATTCCACCTTTTTCGCAATGTCGAAGCCAGAATGTTCGAGATGAAATCCTCATTGTGAACACTCATCTATTGTTTCCACACGATTCGAGTTTGTGTTTGGTACGATTGAATCAG GTGTACAAAATCTTGCAGTATGTTGAAGCTTATCAGAAAGAAAACAGGCTTAATCCTTTGCCCATCATGCTCTGCgg TGACTGGAACGGGAGCAAGCGAGGGCACGTTTACAACTTTCTTAGGTCTCAGGGATTCGTTTCATCATATGATACTGCTCATCAGTATACTGATGCAGATGCGCACAAG TGGGTTAGTCACCGTAACCATCGGGGAAATATCTGTGGTGTTGATTTCATCTGGCTTCTTAATCCTAATAAATATCGTAAATTGCTGAAAACAAGCTGGACTGAAGCAGTTTTTAGCATGTTCAAG TATCTGCTTCGGCGAGCCTCGCTCACAGAGAATGATGCATTTGCCTTTTTGAAGGCTGACAGCGATGGTGATTACATTACTTACTCTGGCTTCTGTGAAGCATTACGTCAG CTTAATTTGGTCGGCCATCTCCATGGATTGAGTGGCGAAGAGATAAAGGACCTCTGGGTGCAAGCAGACCTTGATGGCAATGGTGTTCTGGATTACATAGAATTTCAG CAGCGAATTTGGAATCCTAACCAGTCGGTGCCAGACGACGCTATATGTGGGGATGAGCTCTGGGAAGAAGACGTGGAGAATGAGGAGGAGCAAACCATTGGTTTCAGCGTAAAGAATGCAGTTCTTTTCCCTACTGAAGTGGAGAAAGGAATGTGGCCTGAAGACTACTCCCTTTCAGATCATGCCCGACTGACGGTGGTGTTCTCACCGGTAAGAATGCCATGCGCTTCGCTGATTTCTTGA
- the LOC127790119 gene encoding protein NTM1-like 9, which yields MEALPLESLPIGFRFRPTDEELVNHYLRSKINGDNGAVSVIREVDVCKYEPSDLPDKSRIKTTDDEWFFFCPKDRKYQNGQRLNRATVSGYWKATGKDRMVKSLKGRAVIGMKKTLVFYTGRAPNGQRTNWVIHEYRATCKELDGTKPGQGSYVLCKLIKKHDEKLDGKSKKAVEEKVDSPPTVESNTEDVKSEPVTPIPSAQGEKLPSSIDRDLVEHFDRRPQDAQPEWPSSSSVSDDLAYETGDKKIMQPDPEIEELLKMFKVTYGDDKIFSPLHTHMLMDLEASCGLRYPDPNNDTGHCHEGQYGSNEEEMDKFLDSVLISDEQSYENCDNYTNGAIEFNTPHINLLQRVYVNETGSCSESEAEVAQAEFPGDFEGYGQIQQNIEREPPVYMTMSAGTHQSSCISYGTDQRVLQSEYLGQNFLTASSASAQLYANSPQESTNNNSISVESDVLETGIRIRTRQPPNRPIAQISEPQGSAPRRLRLQKKLQVGSLYCTSFEGFSSNEKNDEAKLTVAKAGEDQEELVATVATASIVAQGMSLSKSAIDAEEVAGESSMNMKSGSCFPPGSDKGVSSAARKISSSVYLLSVLVILGLAVALVGICYTFEF from the exons ATGGAAGCGTTGCCCTTGGAATCTCTGCCGATAGGCTTCCGATTCCGACCCACCGACGAGGAACTAGTGAATCACTATCTCCGCTCCAAGATCAACGGCGATAATGGCGCCGTCAGCGTCATTCGCGAGGTCGACGTCTGTAAATACGAGCCTTCGGACTTGCCCG ACAAGTCTCGGATAAAGACGACCGACGACGAGTGGTTCTTCTTTTGCCCCAAAGATCGGAAGTATCAGAACGGTCAGCGATTGAACCGGGCGACGGTGTCCGGCTACTGGAAAGCGACGGGGAAAGACCGGATGGTCAAGTCTTTGAAGGGGAGGGCTGTGAttgggatgaagaagacttTGGTGTTCTATACTGGACGTGCCCCGAATGGGCAGAGGACCAATTGGGTCATTCACGAGTACCGCGCCACCTGTAAGGAGCTCGACGGCACGAAGCCGGGACAG GGTTCATATGTCCTCTGTAAACTAATCAAGAAACATGATGAAAAGCTAGATGGGAAATCTAAAAAGGCAGTTGAAGAAAAGGTTGATTCTCCTCCCACGGTTGAATCAAATACCGAGGATGTGAAATCGGAGCCAGTAACTCCTATTCCGAGTGCCCAAGGAGAAAAGCTACCTTCTAGCATTGACAGGGACCTCGTTGAACATTTTGATAGAAGACCTCAGGATGCTCAACCTGAGTGGCCCAGCAGCAGCTCTGTTTCTGATGATTTAGCTTATGAAACAGGAGATAAAAAAATCATGCAG CCGGATCCTGAGATAGAAGAACTGCTGAAAATGTTTAAAGTAACATATGGCGATGACAAAATCTTCTCCCcgttacacacacacatgctGATGGACCTTGAAGCTTCATGTGGCTTACGTTATCCTGACCCTAATAATGACACCGGACATTGTCACGAGGGTCAGTATGGCTCAAATGAGGAGGAGATGGACAAGTTCTTGGACTCGGTCTTAATTTCAGATGAGCAATCCTATGAAAATTGTGACAATTACACGAATGGGGCCATTGAATTCAACACTCCTCATATTAATCTTTTACAGAGGGTCTATGTTAATGAAACTGGATCATGCAGTGAGTCAGAGGCAGAGGTTGCTCAAGCCGAG TTTCCAGGTGATTTTGAAGGTTATGGACAAATTCAGCAGAATATTGAGAGGGAGCCTCCTGTATATATGACAATGTCTGCAGGCACTCATCAATCTTCCTGTATTAGCTATGGGACTGACCAGAGAGTGCTGCAAAGCGAGTATCTTGGACAGAATTTTCTCACTGCTTCTTCAGCTAGTGCCCAATTGTATGCAAATAGTCCTCAAGAATCAACCAATAATAATAGCATTTCTGTTGAAAGTGATGTTCTTGAAACTGGAATCAGAATAAGGACTCGACAACCTCCTAATCGACCTATTGCTCAAATTTCTGAGCCACAGGGGAGTGCACCTAGGAGACTGCGGTTGCAGAAGAAGCTTCAAGTTGGTTCACTTTACTGCACCAGTTTTGAAGGATTCAGCTCCaatgaaaaaaatgatgaaGCAAAACTAACAGTGGCTAAG GCTGGAGAAGACCAAGAAGAGCTTGTTGCTACCGTTGCCACTGCTTCCATCGTCGCCCAGGGCATGTCCCTTTCCAAGTCCGCTATTGATGCAGAAGAAGTTGCTGGAGAGTCGAGTATGAACATGAAATCAGGAAGCTGTTTTCCACCAGGCAGTGACAAGGGGGTTTCTTCTGCCGCACGCAAGATCTCCTCATCTGTGTATTTGCTCAGTGTACTTGTGATTCTAGGATTGGCCGTTGCCCTTGTGGGCATATGTTATACCTTTGAGTTTTGA
- the LOC127792811 gene encoding 60S ribosomal protein L9, which yields MKTILSSETMDIPDGVKITVKAKIIEVEGPRGKLTRNFKHLNLDFDLITDQETGKKKLKIDAWFSSRKATASIRTALSHVENLIKGVTRGFRYKMRFVYAHFPINASITNTNKSIEIRNFLGEKKVRKVDMLEGVSIVRSEKVKDELVLDGNDIELVSRSAALINQKCHVKNKDIRKFLDGIYVSEKGNIVEEEN from the exons ATGAAGACGATTCTTTCATCCGAGACCATGGACATTCCGGACGGCGTGAAGATCACGGTGAAGGCGAAGATCATCGAAGTGGAGGGGCCGAGAGGGAAGCTGACCCGCAACTTCAAGCACCTGAACCTGGACTTTGATCTCATCACCGACCAGGAGACCGGCAAGAAGAAGCTGAAGATCGACGCCTGGTTCAGTTCTCGCAAGGCCACGGCCTCCATCCGTACCGCCCTAAGCCACGTCGAGAACCTCATCAAGGGCGTCACCAGGGGATTCAGGTACAAGATGAGATTCGTTTATGCTCACTTTCCTATCAACGCCAGCATCACCAACACCAACAAGTCTATTGAGATCCGTAATTTCCTTGGCGAGAAAAAG GTGAGGAAAGTGGACATGCTTGAAGGAGTTTCCATAGTCCGGTCTGAGAAGGTTAAGGATGAATTGGTTTTGGACGGCAATGATATCGAACTTGTTTCTCGGTCTGCTGCTCTAATTAACCAA AAATGCCATGTCAAGAACAAGGATATCCGGAAGTTCCTTGACGGTATATATGTCAGCGAGAAGGGAAATATTGTTGAGGAAGAGAATTGA
- the LOC127791158 gene encoding uncharacterized calcium-binding protein At1g02270 isoform X2 translates to MGRKSGRVSRIGSYAIASSISGPASISCTTFNILAPIYKRLNKEDQSCRESDIRAYWLDRNHRILDWLLYERSSIICLQEFWVGNEELVDMYERRLGDAGYANFKLARTNNRGDGLLTAVHKDYFRVLNHRALLFNDIGDRVAQLLHVELIPPFSQCRSQNVRDEILIVNTHLLFPHDSSLCLVRLNQVYKILQYVEAYQKENRLNPLPIMLCGDWNGSKRGHVYNFLRSQGFVSSYDTAHQYTDADAHKWVSHRNHRGNICGVDFIWLLNPNKYRKLLKTSWTEAVFSMFKYLLRRASLTENDAFAFLKADSDGDYITYSGFCEALRQLNLVGHLHGLSGEEIKDLWVQADLDGNGVLDYIEFQRIWNPNQSVPDDAICGDELWEEDVENEEEQTIGFSVKNAVLFPTEVEKGMWPEDYSLSDHARLTVVFSPVRMPCASLIS, encoded by the exons ATGGGAAGAAAGAGTGGGAGGGTTTCAAGAATCGGGAGCTATGCGATTGCCTCTTCGATTTCGGGTCCGGCTTCCATTTCTTGCACCACCTTCAACATTCTGGCCCCCATCTACAAGAGACTCAACAAAGAG GACCAGAGTTGCAGGGAAAGTGATATCAGGGCGTATTGGCTGGACAGGAATCATAGGATATTGGATTGGTTGTTGTACGAGAGATCTTCTATTATTTGTCTCCAG GAGTTTTGGGTTGGGAATGAAGAGCTTGTCGACATGTATGAAAGGAGGCTGGGTGATGCTGGCTATGCCAATTTCAAGCTTGCCCGCACAAACAACCGTGGTGATG GCTTGCTGACGGCTGTGCATAAAGACTACTTCAGGGTCTTAAACCATCGAGCCTTGCTATTCAATGATATTGGAGACCGTGTTGCTCAGCTATTACACGTTGAATTGATTCCACCTTTTTCGCAATGTCGAAGCCAGAATGTTCGAGATGAAATCCTCATTGTGAACACTCATCTATTGTTTCCACACGATTCGAGTTTGTGTTTGGTACGATTGAATCAG GTGTACAAAATCTTGCAGTATGTTGAAGCTTATCAGAAAGAAAACAGGCTTAATCCTTTGCCCATCATGCTCTGCgg TGACTGGAACGGGAGCAAGCGAGGGCACGTTTACAACTTTCTTAGGTCTCAGGGATTCGTTTCATCATATGATACTGCTCATCAGTATACTGATGCAGATGCGCACAAG TGGGTTAGTCACCGTAACCATCGGGGAAATATCTGTGGTGTTGATTTCATCTGGCTTCTTAATCCTAATAAATATCGTAAATTGCTGAAAACAAGCTGGACTGAAGCAGTTTTTAGCATGTTCAAG TATCTGCTTCGGCGAGCCTCGCTCACAGAGAATGATGCATTTGCCTTTTTGAAGGCTGACAGCGATGGTGATTACATTACTTACTCTGGCTTCTGTGAAGCATTACGTCAG CTTAATTTGGTCGGCCATCTCCATGGATTGAGTGGCGAAGAGATAAAGGACCTCTGGGTGCAAGCAGACCTTGATGGCAATGGTGTTCTGGATTACATAGAATTTCAG CGAATTTGGAATCCTAACCAGTCGGTGCCAGACGACGCTATATGTGGGGATGAGCTCTGGGAAGAAGACGTGGAGAATGAGGAGGAGCAAACCATTGGTTTCAGCGTAAAGAATGCAGTTCTTTTCCCTACTGAAGTGGAGAAAGGAATGTGGCCTGAAGACTACTCCCTTTCAGATCATGCCCGACTGACGGTGGTGTTCTCACCGGTAAGAATGCCATGCGCTTCGCTGATTTCTTGA
- the LOC127794466 gene encoding WAT1-related protein At5g64700-like: MAVMGSMKRWAAESSVAVVAGMLTVQVLATGLQLLSRLILNEGTFVFALMTYRHVVAALCVSPLAFFSERGKLKKLSWFAGFWFFINALTGILMAMGFFYYGLGDTSAAYATNFLTLIPVLTFLFSTILRMEKLRLGTRAGKVKTMGAILCLAGALIISLYKGKSLYITHHHMDHHSGIIPKVKPNKTRGTLFLVCSCLSFGTWFIVQVKTFEAFPYKFWATTVTFVIASVQSAVAGSCLNQSKSSWTLGWNLQLITIFYSGVVSAATFCLISWAVTRRGPTYPSMFNPLALIFVTIAEALFLGEAITVGSLVGMLLIIVGLYSFLWGKNKEVKAMANLPIKAAVAEASTVDASAPLPSASPNNDTRNQV, translated from the exons ATGGCTGTT atgggcagCATGAAGAGATGGGCGGCGGAGAGTTCAGTGGCGGTGGTTGCGGGGATGTTGACGGTTCAAGTGTTGGCGACGGGGCTGCAACTCTTGTCGAGGCTCATTCTCAATGAAGGCACCTTCGTCTTCGCCCTCATGACCTACCGCCATGTCGTCGCGGCTCTCTGCGTTTCCCCCTTGGCTTTCTTCTCCGAAAg AGGGAAGCTGAAGAAGTTGAGCTGGTTTGCAGGATTCTGGTTCTTCATCAACGCATTAACCGG GATACTAATGGCTATGGGATTCTTTTACTATGGCTTGGGGGATACCTCCGCTGCCTATGCTACAAACTTTCTCACCCTCATTCCTGTTCTTACTTTCCTTTTCTCCACCATTCTccg aatgGAGAAACTGCGGCTGGGGACCAGGGCTGGTAAGGTGAAGACCATGGGGGCGATCCTGTGCCTCGCGGGTGCACTAATTATCAGCCTTTACAAGGGTAAATCACTCTACATCACCCATCATCACATGGATCACCATTCTGGGATCATCCCCAAAGTCAAACCCAATAAGACACGTGGCACCCTGTTCTTGGTGTGTAGTTGCCTGTCTTTCGGGACTTGGTTCATTGTTCAG GTGAAGACATTTGAAGCATTCCCATATAAGTTCTGGGCGACAACGGTAACATTTGTGATCGCATCAGTACAGTCAGCTGTGGCAGGCTCGTGCCTCAACCAAAGCAAGTCTTCTTGGACATTAGGATGGAACTTGCAACTCATTACAATCTTTTATTCG GGCGTGGTCTCAGCTGCAACGTTTTGCTTAATCTCATGGGCTGTGACGAGGCGAGGCCCAACCTATCCCTCCATGTTCAACCCACTGGCATTAATTTTTGTCACCATCGCCGAAGCTCTCTTCCTTGGTGAAGCCATCACTGTTGGGAG cTTGGTGGGGATGCTATTGATCATCGTGGGCTTGTACTCGTTCTTGTGGGGGAAGAACAAGGAGGTCAAGGCCATGGCTAATCTGCCGATCAAGGCGGCCGTAGCCGAAGCATCGACCGTGGATGCTTCGGCGCCGCTGCCCAGTGCTTCTCCAAATAATGACACCCGCAATCAGGTTTAA